Within the Bacillus pumilus genome, the region AAATATAAGTAAAGAGGTGAATGGAAGAGTGATTGAACATGATGATTTTCAACTGAAAGCAGCGGCGAAGGAAAGGGTGAGGGAAAGAGCCTACTGGACATCGATTTTATCAGGTGTCCAGCTTGATGGCCGCATTCCTCATACGGTTTCACAAGCCAAGTCTGCTGCAATGAACCGATCGCTTCATTCGTCCTTCCCTGTGGCTATGAATCATTCGTTAAAGCAATTATGTGGAGAGTCTGATTTGCGCCTGTTTATTGTGCTAACCACAGCAGCTTTTGGCTTGCTTCAACGTTATAGCGGAAAAACTGAGTTGATGGTGACTGTTCCTACAATGGAACAGTCTGCTCATCAATCTGCCATCAATCATATGCTACCGCTTAAGGCAGAAATTGAGCCTCATATGAGCTTTAGCGCAGGGCTAGAGGCAGTGAAACAATCGTTTCAGGAGGCAGTGCGTCATCAAAACTATCCTGTTCATATTTTAATGGATGAGCTTTGGCGATCAGTAGGAGAAGACAAGAAGCGTGTCAATCTAGCATGTGCATATGAGCCTTTGCATGGGCAAACCAACAGAGAACAGCTACATGCGGATGTGCTTATTGTTTGGAAGAAAGAACAAGATCACCTTCATGCTGAAGTTCACTGGGATGATTCCATTTATGATGACCAAATGATAGAGCAGTTCTCCAATCATTTCATGAGATTCACAGAGCAATGTCTCGAAACGTCTGAGCAAATGATGTGCACACATTCATTTTTATCTGACATGGAGAAAAGTCAGCTGTTTGATTCGTTTCAAGGGGAGTCGCTCGATTATCCAGTGGATCGTGATATTGTGTCGTTATTTCAACAACAAGTCCAATTACATCCAGCAAGAACGGCTGTTGTGTTTGGCACCACCTCCTATACATATGAAGAGGTTGATTATTTATCAGATCGCATTGCGTGTAGACTATCTCAAAGTCAGATAACACGTGAGACTCCTGTTGGACTCAGAATGTATCGATCTGCTGAACTAGTCATCGCCATTCTTGGCATCTTAAAGGCTGGCTATGCTTATTTACCAATTGATGTCCATCTGCCGATCGAAAGAATTCGGTATATGCTCAAAAACAGCGGCGCAACAGCTATTGTCTCGGATACAGAAGGACACGAAGGATTGGATATTGAGGTTCATGTGATTCAAGACATGCTTCAAAAATCATCAATAAAAGAGAATTTGACTAGGGCTATCTCACCTTCGGATATGGCGTATGTCCTGTATACATCAGGTACAACAGGGCATCCGAAAGGTGTCGTTATCGAACATCGTCATGTCATTAATTTGGTATATGGAATGAAAACGCGCTTTTTTGATCTGCTCCCTGATCCTCTGCAAGTAGGGATGCTGGCTTCACACATTTTTGATGCGTCTGTTCAAACATTGTTCCCAGCATTGCTCCTTGGCCAGACGTTGCATATTGCCAAAGA harbors:
- a CDS encoding non-ribosomal peptide synthetase, with the translated sequence MIEHDDFQLKAAAKERVRERAYWTSILSGVQLDGRIPHTVSQAKSAAMNRSLHSSFPVAMNHSLKQLCGESDLRLFIVLTTAAFGLLQRYSGKTELMVTVPTMEQSAHQSAINHMLPLKAEIEPHMSFSAGLEAVKQSFQEAVRHQNYPVHILMDELWRSVGEDKKRVNLACAYEPLHGQTNREQLHADVLIVWKKEQDHLHAEVHWDDSIYDDQMIEQFSNHFMRFTEQCLETSEQMMCTHSFLSDMEKSQLFDSFQGESLDYPVDRDIVSLFQQQVQLHPARTAVVFGTTSYTYEEVDYLSDRIACRLSQSQITRETPVGLRMYRSAELVIAILGILKAGYAYLPIDVHLPIERIRYMLKNSGATAIVSDTEGHEGLDIEVHVIQDMLQKSSIKENLTRAISPSDMAYVLYTSGTTGHPKGVVIEHRHVINLVYGMKTRFFDLLPDPLQVGMLASHIFDASVQTLFPALLLGQTLHIAKDEVRMDGHALWSFYQEHHIQLSDVTPSHLKLMNKAAVQSKQDLPALKMMLVGGEVFTKELMDQFLQHISGEKPIMINAYGPTECTVQSSSFLIPQDWDEQVIPIGQPMPNEHIFICDAHGEPVPIGVFGELYIAGDGVGRGYINHPDLSKEKFIKKPELSSGMLYGTGDLARWRFDGLLEFAKRNDGQVKIRGYRIELEEIRRAILDDPHMQGLVQDVIVIPKEAQNQDQYICAYMIAKQVIDQRALRQSLSERLPGYMVPRHIIQIEQFPLNLSGKLDIQALPNPEDQLADHQEPVTIQAHNETEQKLVRIFASILQVPASQIRIDEPFFDLGGNSFNIVELSNKVKEEFQQELTVMELFQFTTVSQIAAQLKNKASGQEKQIEDDGENEADDLESAAQLLGGMIDE